One Clupea harengus chromosome 12, Ch_v2.0.2, whole genome shotgun sequence DNA segment encodes these proteins:
- the sept5b gene encoding septin 5b gives MTANTRYKSRMIKSEDGEDKEYVGFATLPNQVHRKSVKKGFDFTLMVAGESGLGKSTLVNSLFLTDLHKDRKLLNAEERINQTVEITKHTVDIEEKGVKLKLTIVDTPGYGDAVNNTECWKTITDYIDQQFEQYFRDESGLNRKNIQDNRVHCCLYFIPPFGHGLRPVDVEFMKALHNKVNVVPLIAKADCLTPAEIRKMKDRVREEIENFGIKVYQFPDCDSDEDEEFKQQDRELKESTPFAVIGSNTVVEARGQRIRGRLYPWGIVEVENQSHCDFVKLRNMLIRTHMHDLKDITCDMHYENYRAQCIQQMTSKMTQDNRVESPIPILPLSTPDVETEKLIKMKDEELRRMQEMLQKMQQQMHEQDL, from the exons gataAAGAGTATGTGGGCTTTGCCACGCTACCCAACCAGGTCCACAGGAAGTCTGTGAAGAAGGGCTTTGACTTCACCCTGATGGTGGCAG GAGAGTCTGGCTTGGGAAAGTCTACTCTGGTGAACAGTCTGTTTCTCACGGACCTCCATAAGGACAGGAAGCTACTGAATGCTGAAG AGCGGATTAACCAGACAGTGGAAATCACCAAGCACACAGTGGACATCGAGGAGAAGGGGGTGAAGCTCAAACTGACCATCGTGGACACCCCTGGCTATGGGGACGCCGTCAACAACACAGAATG cTGGAAGACCATCACTGACTACATCGACCAGCAGTTTGAACAGTACTTCCGAGACGAGAGTGGGCTAAACAGGAAGAACATCCAGGACAACCGCGTCCACTGTTGCCTCTACTTCATCCCCCCCTTTGGACATGG TCTGCGTCCGGTGGATGTGGAGTTCATGAAGGCCCTGCACAACAAGGTCAACGTGGTGCCCCTCATCGCCAAGGCCGACTGCCTGACGCCAGCTGAGATACGGAAGATGAAGGACAGG gtgAGGGAGGAAATTGAGAATTTTGGGATCAAGGTGTACCAGTTCCCTGACTGTGATTCTGACGAGGACGAGGAGTTTAAGCAGCAGGACCGGGAACTCAAG GAGAGCACTCCATTTGCAGTGATCGGCAGCAACACTGTGGTGGAGGCCAGAGGCCAGAGGATCCGAGGCAGACTCTACCCTTGGGGCATTGTTGAGG TGGAGAACCAGTCACATTGTGACTTTGTGAAGCTGCGTAACATGCTGAtccgtacacacatgcacgaccTGAAGGACATCACCTGTGACATGCACTATGAAAactacagagcccagtgcattCAGCAAATGACAAG TAAAATGACGCAGGATAACCGCGTGGAGAGTCCCATCCccattctccctctgtctactcCTGACGTGGAGACGGAGAAGCTGATCAAGATGAAGGACGAGGAG ctgagGAGGATGCAGGAGATGTTGCAGAAGATGCAGCAACAGATGCACGAGCAGGACCTGTGA